The Chrysemys picta bellii isolate R12L10 chromosome 12, ASM1138683v2, whole genome shotgun sequence genome has a segment encoding these proteins:
- the LOC101944446 gene encoding zinc finger protein 883-like isoform X1: MQENSETVTLLAGDGAVSKNEEENLQQEGAEQVEPPRMLLQHREGNVSQSPEQGTDRWNLRRSLRQKGKQPVERELKETIHQEIPTGEKPNTCGECGKNFRWRSALIDHQRIHTGERPYQCDECGRSFSRSSNLATHQRLHTGERPYKCPDCGKGFNHSSNLSAHQRTHTGDLPYKCPDCGKSYSVSSYLLRHQKIHTGERPYKCDECEKSFGQSSTLVIHKRVHTAEKPYKCLECWKCFRNSSDLIRHQRTHTGERPYKCSKCGKSFNESSHLTRHQKTHTGERSYKCLECNKCFKNSSRLVRHQRTHTGEKSYKCPDCEKSFNRSSNLIVHQRSHMEQKPYKCLDCAKTFSCSSQLIRHQRIHTGEKPYKCPDCGKSFTVSSQLTSHQRLHTGEKPYGCPECGKSFRHSSGLVSHQRKHRKEGCPVTVPIVVTAQTLLHITVVPMQSSSA, from the coding sequence caggtgaTGGGGCAGTGAGCAAGAATGAGGAAGAGAATCTGCAGCAGGAAGGTGCTGAGCAAGTGGAACCGCCCAGGATGTTATTGCAACATCGTGAAGGGAACGTTTCCCAGAGCCCAGAGCAGGGGACTGACAGGTGGAATCTGCGCCGGTCCCTTAGGCAGAAAGGAAAACAGCCTGTGGAGAGAGAGCTCAAAGAAACCATCCACCAAGAAATCCCCACTGGAGAGAAACCAAACACATGTGGTGAGTGTGGGAAGAACTTCCGGTGGAGATCAGCTCTTATTGatcaccagagaatccacacaggagaaaggcCCTATCAGTGTGACGAATGTGGGAGAAGCTTCAGCAGGAGTTCGAACCTCGCTACCCATCAGAGACtgcacacgggagagagaccctacaaaTGCCCCGACTGCGGGAAAGGCTTTAATCACAGCTCCAAtctttctgcacatcagagaacccacacgggAGACCTGCCTTACAAGTGTCCCGATTGTGGGAAAAGCTACAGCGTGAGCTCCTACCTCCTGagacatcagaaaatccacacgGGGGAGAGACCCTATAAGTGTGATGAGTGTGAAAAGAGTTTCGGCCAGAGCTCAACCCTTGTTATCCACAAGAGAGTGCACACGGCAGAGAAGCCctataaatgccttgagtgtTGGAAATGTTTCAGGAACAGCTCTGACCTTATTAGACACCAGAGAACCCACACGGGAGAAAGACCTTATAAATGCAGcaagtgtgggaaaagtttcaatgAGAGCTCGCACCTCACCAGGCATCAGAAAACCCACACAGGGGAGAGATCTTATAAATGCCTCGAGTGCAATAAATGTTTCAAGAACAGCTCCAGGCTCGTTAGAcaccagagaacccacacaggggagaaatCCTATAAATGTCCTGACTGTGAGAAAAGCTTCAATCGGAGCTCAAACCTCATTGTCCATCAGAGATCCCACATGGAGCAAAAGCCCTACAAGTGCCTGGACTGTGCTAAAACCTTCAGCTGCAGCTCACAGCTGATCAGGcaccagaggatccacacaggagagaaaccctataaatgccccgactgcgggaaaagcttcaccgTAAGCTCACAACTGACTTCCCACCAGAGACTCCACACTGGAGAGAAGCCCTATGGATGCcccgagtgcgggaaaagcttccgTCACAGCTCAGGACTTGTGTCACATCAACGGAAACACAGGAAGGAGGGCTGCCCTGTGACTGTCCCTATTGTGGTGACAGCCCAGACTTTATTGCATATTACAGTGGTGCCCATGCAAAGTAGCAGTGCCTAG
- the LOC101944446 gene encoding zinc finger protein 883-like isoform X2, translated as MQENSETVTLLGDGAVSKNEEENLQQEGAEQVEPPRMLLQHREGNVSQSPEQGTDRWNLRRSLRQKGKQPVERELKETIHQEIPTGEKPNTCGECGKNFRWRSALIDHQRIHTGERPYQCDECGRSFSRSSNLATHQRLHTGERPYKCPDCGKGFNHSSNLSAHQRTHTGDLPYKCPDCGKSYSVSSYLLRHQKIHTGERPYKCDECEKSFGQSSTLVIHKRVHTAEKPYKCLECWKCFRNSSDLIRHQRTHTGERPYKCSKCGKSFNESSHLTRHQKTHTGERSYKCLECNKCFKNSSRLVRHQRTHTGEKSYKCPDCEKSFNRSSNLIVHQRSHMEQKPYKCLDCAKTFSCSSQLIRHQRIHTGEKPYKCPDCGKSFTVSSQLTSHQRLHTGEKPYGCPECGKSFRHSSGLVSHQRKHRKEGCPVTVPIVVTAQTLLHITVVPMQSSSA; from the coding sequence gtgaTGGGGCAGTGAGCAAGAATGAGGAAGAGAATCTGCAGCAGGAAGGTGCTGAGCAAGTGGAACCGCCCAGGATGTTATTGCAACATCGTGAAGGGAACGTTTCCCAGAGCCCAGAGCAGGGGACTGACAGGTGGAATCTGCGCCGGTCCCTTAGGCAGAAAGGAAAACAGCCTGTGGAGAGAGAGCTCAAAGAAACCATCCACCAAGAAATCCCCACTGGAGAGAAACCAAACACATGTGGTGAGTGTGGGAAGAACTTCCGGTGGAGATCAGCTCTTATTGatcaccagagaatccacacaggagaaaggcCCTATCAGTGTGACGAATGTGGGAGAAGCTTCAGCAGGAGTTCGAACCTCGCTACCCATCAGAGACtgcacacgggagagagaccctacaaaTGCCCCGACTGCGGGAAAGGCTTTAATCACAGCTCCAAtctttctgcacatcagagaacccacacgggAGACCTGCCTTACAAGTGTCCCGATTGTGGGAAAAGCTACAGCGTGAGCTCCTACCTCCTGagacatcagaaaatccacacgGGGGAGAGACCCTATAAGTGTGATGAGTGTGAAAAGAGTTTCGGCCAGAGCTCAACCCTTGTTATCCACAAGAGAGTGCACACGGCAGAGAAGCCctataaatgccttgagtgtTGGAAATGTTTCAGGAACAGCTCTGACCTTATTAGACACCAGAGAACCCACACGGGAGAAAGACCTTATAAATGCAGcaagtgtgggaaaagtttcaatgAGAGCTCGCACCTCACCAGGCATCAGAAAACCCACACAGGGGAGAGATCTTATAAATGCCTCGAGTGCAATAAATGTTTCAAGAACAGCTCCAGGCTCGTTAGAcaccagagaacccacacaggggagaaatCCTATAAATGTCCTGACTGTGAGAAAAGCTTCAATCGGAGCTCAAACCTCATTGTCCATCAGAGATCCCACATGGAGCAAAAGCCCTACAAGTGCCTGGACTGTGCTAAAACCTTCAGCTGCAGCTCACAGCTGATCAGGcaccagaggatccacacaggagagaaaccctataaatgccccgactgcgggaaaagcttcaccgTAAGCTCACAACTGACTTCCCACCAGAGACTCCACACTGGAGAGAAGCCCTATGGATGCcccgagtgcgggaaaagcttccgTCACAGCTCAGGACTTGTGTCACATCAACGGAAACACAGGAAGGAGGGCTGCCCTGTGACTGTCCCTATTGTGGTGACAGCCCAGACTTTATTGCATATTACAGTGGTGCCCATGCAAAGTAGCAGTGCCTAG
- the LOC101944446 gene encoding zinc finger and SCAN domain-containing protein 2-like isoform X3, giving the protein MLLQHREGNVSQSPEQGTDRWNLRRSLRQKGKQPVERELKETIHQEIPTGEKPNTCGECGKNFRWRSALIDHQRIHTGERPYQCDECGRSFSRSSNLATHQRLHTGERPYKCPDCGKGFNHSSNLSAHQRTHTGDLPYKCPDCGKSYSVSSYLLRHQKIHTGERPYKCDECEKSFGQSSTLVIHKRVHTAEKPYKCLECWKCFRNSSDLIRHQRTHTGERPYKCSKCGKSFNESSHLTRHQKTHTGERSYKCLECNKCFKNSSRLVRHQRTHTGEKSYKCPDCEKSFNRSSNLIVHQRSHMEQKPYKCLDCAKTFSCSSQLIRHQRIHTGEKPYKCPDCGKSFTVSSQLTSHQRLHTGEKPYGCPECGKSFRHSSGLVSHQRKHRKEGCPVTVPIVVTAQTLLHITVVPMQSSSA; this is encoded by the coding sequence ATGTTATTGCAACATCGTGAAGGGAACGTTTCCCAGAGCCCAGAGCAGGGGACTGACAGGTGGAATCTGCGCCGGTCCCTTAGGCAGAAAGGAAAACAGCCTGTGGAGAGAGAGCTCAAAGAAACCATCCACCAAGAAATCCCCACTGGAGAGAAACCAAACACATGTGGTGAGTGTGGGAAGAACTTCCGGTGGAGATCAGCTCTTATTGatcaccagagaatccacacaggagaaaggcCCTATCAGTGTGACGAATGTGGGAGAAGCTTCAGCAGGAGTTCGAACCTCGCTACCCATCAGAGACtgcacacgggagagagaccctacaaaTGCCCCGACTGCGGGAAAGGCTTTAATCACAGCTCCAAtctttctgcacatcagagaacccacacgggAGACCTGCCTTACAAGTGTCCCGATTGTGGGAAAAGCTACAGCGTGAGCTCCTACCTCCTGagacatcagaaaatccacacgGGGGAGAGACCCTATAAGTGTGATGAGTGTGAAAAGAGTTTCGGCCAGAGCTCAACCCTTGTTATCCACAAGAGAGTGCACACGGCAGAGAAGCCctataaatgccttgagtgtTGGAAATGTTTCAGGAACAGCTCTGACCTTATTAGACACCAGAGAACCCACACGGGAGAAAGACCTTATAAATGCAGcaagtgtgggaaaagtttcaatgAGAGCTCGCACCTCACCAGGCATCAGAAAACCCACACAGGGGAGAGATCTTATAAATGCCTCGAGTGCAATAAATGTTTCAAGAACAGCTCCAGGCTCGTTAGAcaccagagaacccacacaggggagaaatCCTATAAATGTCCTGACTGTGAGAAAAGCTTCAATCGGAGCTCAAACCTCATTGTCCATCAGAGATCCCACATGGAGCAAAAGCCCTACAAGTGCCTGGACTGTGCTAAAACCTTCAGCTGCAGCTCACAGCTGATCAGGcaccagaggatccacacaggagagaaaccctataaatgccccgactgcgggaaaagcttcaccgTAAGCTCACAACTGACTTCCCACCAGAGACTCCACACTGGAGAGAAGCCCTATGGATGCcccgagtgcgggaaaagcttccgTCACAGCTCAGGACTTGTGTCACATCAACGGAAACACAGGAAGGAGGGCTGCCCTGTGACTGTCCCTATTGTGGTGACAGCCCAGACTTTATTGCATATTACAGTGGTGCCCATGCAAAGTAGCAGTGCCTAG